The DNA sequence AAGGCGTTAATATGTAATAGCTGATATGTAACTATAGGTAAAAAATATGAAAATTGAAAAACGCGGACAGGTTGCCATCCCAAAAAATATCCGAGAAAAATACGGGTTTCTTTCCAACATCGAAGTTTATTTTATGCCAGAAGAAAATGGAGAAAGGACACAACTCCTCAGCCCTGTGGATCAGGTCTACGGAATTTCACAAAAAATATTTTTCCAAACTTCTTGTCCGTATTGACCGATAACCTGTCGTCACCCAATGCTTTTATTGCTTCCCAATCATCAATCATGAATCCTCGAATGTCCGGAGCTTGAACTCTGCTCGTCTGAACCCACAAGCGTTGACCCCTTAAACCCACGAACGGTAACCCTGTATGCGTTTCCCCTGCGCACGCGGGGAATAATTCGCCTGTCCTCTCCCTTTTCTATACATACCTTGGCCGGGTTCTTGTCTTTTCATAGAATTTTTCTATGCCTGTTTCCCTTATTTTTTCGTTGATGAGCACCCAATTCTTATACAGAGGTTCATCAAAATTAGTTCTATTGCAAGGAAATTCGTTACACTCGTAGCAGTAATCAACCTGTTTTTCCTGGTGACATTTGCGAACACCACACTTCTTAAACAGCTTGCACTGCTCGTTCCGGCATCCCCTGCAATTTTCAGATGCAAAGTAATCCAACATCTCTCTGAAATCCGGGTATTTCTTAAAAACCGGTTCATCCAGCAGGGTTTCAAATCGTTTGGCATAGACATGAAAATTCCCAAGTTTTTCTTTGAGTTTCAGACTGTACCTGCGGATATCTCCATCCACATGGGCAAAGCATTTTT is a window from the Deltaproteobacteria bacterium genome containing:
- a CDS encoding AbrB/MazE/SpoVT family DNA-binding domain-containing protein is translated as MKIEKRGQVAIPKNIREKYGFLSNIEVYFMPEENGERTQLLSPVDQVYGISQKIFFQTSCPY
- a CDS encoding DUF3795 domain-containing protein, with product MSYEKIKEALAPCGLSCEKCFAHVDGDIRRYSLKLKEKLGNFHVYAKRFETLLDEPVFKKYPDFREMLDYFASENCRGCRNEQCKLFKKCGVRKCHQEKQVDYCYECNEFPCNRTNFDEPLYKNWVLINEKIRETGIEKFYEKTRTRPRYV